In one window of Leptospira sp. GIMC2001 DNA:
- a CDS encoding two-component system sensor histidine kinase NtrB — protein sequence MWQENKSCRKHDKTCYSRTVLAHYTIIFMSQFTFLDYIGQPALAIDSSFDIVGINEYAKIRFKEITNIDFLIQKNLRDLLQNSEFEFIVDQLSESIIELENSDKNFINERFTIKTDISMQFSVKKNTIDGKIVYIIAGINITEQIRKQKKLTERFQEQLEVFKTLYEMAPVGLAIKDFEGGFYKVNKGLCDITGYTKDELLELHPEDLFPSIGSSYESNLIRSLIEGESDYYKTEKKLKRSNGEIRTISETLNLIRDDLNQPYLTICSYVDITDERELQQRLLESSKMEELGKLSGGIAHDFNNMLLPVTLISDIALQEINNLPTPSDPFVLKLKNYLEKISTSAQRAKTLVQKLFQYSQSGIYQLVPIFLENEIPKAIKILNLSRPKNIELKLEISEGRFPILGEESGIQQIIDNLVVNSFHAMRFREKGTIHIRLFEEFGDAILEIEDEGHGIADEEIEKIFKPFYSGKKSDEGSGMGLIVVQTIVLKMNGRLRVYSNPGKGTVFQILFSIWNKG from the coding sequence ATGTGGCAAGAAAATAAATCTTGTAGAAAGCATGATAAAACTTGCTATTCAAGAACAGTTTTAGCACATTATACAATTATATTTATGTCACAGTTTACATTTCTAGATTATATTGGACAGCCCGCTTTAGCGATTGATTCATCATTCGATATTGTTGGAATCAATGAGTATGCCAAAATTAGATTTAAAGAGATTACGAACATTGATTTCTTGATTCAAAAAAATTTAAGAGATCTTTTACAGAATAGTGAATTTGAATTTATTGTCGATCAACTCAGTGAATCAATCATCGAATTGGAAAATTCCGACAAAAACTTTATAAATGAACGATTCACTATCAAGACAGATATTTCCATGCAATTCAGTGTAAAGAAAAATACTATTGATGGTAAAATTGTCTACATAATCGCGGGAATCAATATAACAGAACAGATTCGAAAGCAGAAAAAATTAACAGAAAGATTCCAAGAGCAATTAGAAGTTTTTAAAACTTTATACGAAATGGCACCAGTTGGTTTAGCGATCAAAGATTTTGAAGGTGGATTTTACAAAGTAAATAAGGGATTGTGCGATATCACAGGTTATACGAAAGATGAATTGCTTGAATTGCATCCTGAAGATTTATTTCCAAGTATAGGCTCATCTTATGAATCGAATTTAATTCGGTCTCTAATCGAAGGGGAATCGGACTATTATAAAACTGAGAAGAAATTAAAAAGATCCAATGGTGAGATTCGAACTATTTCGGAAACCTTGAATCTGATTCGTGATGATCTCAACCAACCCTATCTTACAATATGTTCTTACGTTGACATTACCGACGAACGAGAGTTACAGCAAAGGCTACTGGAATCGAGTAAGATGGAAGAATTAGGCAAATTATCAGGTGGCATTGCGCATGATTTCAATAATATGCTATTGCCAGTGACTTTGATTTCTGATATAGCTTTGCAAGAAATAAACAATCTTCCAACTCCAAGTGATCCTTTCGTATTAAAACTCAAAAATTATTTAGAAAAAATATCAACATCTGCACAGAGAGCGAAAACATTAGTCCAGAAATTATTTCAGTATTCGCAGTCTGGAATCTATCAATTGGTTCCGATTTTTCTAGAAAATGAGATTCCCAAAGCAATAAAAATATTAAATTTGAGCCGACCCAAAAATATTGAACTGAAATTGGAAATTTCGGAAGGTCGTTTTCCAATATTGGGCGAAGAATCTGGAATACAGCAAATAATTGATAACCTTGTAGTGAACTCTTTTCATGCCATGAGGTTTAGAGAAAAAGGAACAATACATATTCGTTTATTCGAAGAATTTGGAGATGCAATTCTAGAAATTGAGGATGAAGGACATGGAATTGCTGACGAAGAAATTGAGAAAATATTCAAACCTTTCTATTCAGGCAAAAAATCCGATGAGGGATCTGGAATGGGACTCATTGTAGTACAAACTATAGTGCTCAAGATGAACGGAAGACTTCGGGTCTATTCCAATCCTGGAAAAGGAACAGTGTTCCAAATTCTATTCTCCATTTGGAATAAAGGCTAA
- a CDS encoding DUF4846 domain-containing protein, with protein sequence MKRFYYIVNLLIVLSMFSYINGQTFDTTNKQKLSPDGTTIEKRILLLDGSKRSNEPQESFSTYLRTLKLKEHGSKVLLYDGNKKGNQNAHVAIIDMDVGKVDLQQCADAIMRLRAEYLLKQKKYDDIRFNFTNGFVASYSKWRQGNRILVKGNKTSWIPTKEESSSYSSFRKYLHIVFSYAGSASLSKELISIKSNELQIGDVFIQGGFPGHAVIVVDKAISTKSSEVYFLLAQSYMPAQEIHILKNPMDPTTSPWYKVETSGQVVTPEWTFDWKDLKRFRTNH encoded by the coding sequence TTGAAAAGATTTTATTATATAGTAAATTTATTGATCGTTTTATCAATGTTTTCGTACATAAACGGACAAACTTTTGATACAACAAACAAGCAAAAGCTAAGCCCTGATGGAACTACAATCGAGAAAAGAATTCTATTGCTGGATGGAAGCAAAAGATCGAATGAACCTCAGGAAAGTTTTTCTACCTATTTGCGCACTCTCAAACTAAAAGAACATGGATCAAAGGTTCTATTGTATGATGGCAATAAAAAGGGAAATCAGAATGCTCACGTCGCCATCATTGATATGGATGTCGGAAAAGTTGATCTCCAACAATGTGCAGATGCGATCATGCGTCTTCGAGCTGAATATTTACTGAAGCAAAAAAAATATGATGATATTAGATTCAATTTTACAAATGGATTTGTTGCAAGCTACTCTAAATGGCGACAAGGCAATCGTATACTTGTCAAAGGAAATAAAACCAGTTGGATTCCAACAAAAGAAGAATCAAGTTCTTACTCAAGCTTTCGAAAGTATTTGCATATTGTGTTCAGCTACGCTGGCAGTGCTTCCTTATCTAAGGAATTGATCTCTATAAAGTCAAATGAACTTCAGATCGGAGATGTATTTATCCAAGGTGGATTCCCAGGCCATGCCGTAATTGTAGTTGATAAAGCAATCAGTACAAAGAGTTCAGAAGTTTATTTCTTACTTGCACAGAGCTATATGCCTGCGCAAGAAATTCACATACTAAAAAATCCTATGGATCCAACAACGAGCCCTTGGTACAAAGTAGAAACTAGCGGACAAGTTGTCACACCTGAATGGACATTTGATTGGAAAGACTTAAAAAGATTTCGAACCAATCATTGA
- a CDS encoding acetyl-CoA C-acetyltransferase, with amino-acid sequence MKNAYIVDSVRTPRGKGKKRGTLASVHPQELSAATLKALAERNNLDPKAVEEVVMGCVSQVDDQAACIARYAVMAAMWPNSVPGYTVNRFCGSGLQAINNVANHVGSGAMDLGIGGGIESMSRVKMGADMGGRDFTVGNTHIAENYNLVPQGISADLIATIYDISREEADRFAESSQIKAANAIKNGYFKKSVIPVKLDDGTVVTEEENPRIESNYEFLSGLAPVFKTIGEKELDAIALKQYPDVKKINHIHTLGNSSGIVDGAASLLIANDDGLKKYGLKPRAKILATVATGEEPTIMLTGPVSASRKALKMAGLEVKDIDLWEINEAFASVVLYVKKTLNIPEEKINVNGGAMALGHPLGATGAILTGTVLDELERRNLRYGLITLCIGGGMGIATIIERI; translated from the coding sequence ATGAAAAATGCATATATTGTAGATTCAGTTCGTACGCCCCGAGGTAAGGGTAAAAAAAGAGGTACTCTTGCTTCTGTTCATCCTCAAGAATTATCAGCCGCAACTTTGAAAGCTCTTGCCGAGAGAAACAATCTTGATCCAAAAGCAGTAGAAGAAGTTGTTATGGGTTGTGTATCTCAAGTTGATGATCAAGCTGCTTGCATTGCACGATATGCTGTGATGGCGGCGATGTGGCCTAACTCAGTTCCAGGTTACACAGTGAACAGATTCTGTGGTTCTGGATTGCAAGCGATCAATAATGTTGCTAACCATGTAGGTTCTGGCGCTATGGATCTTGGAATTGGTGGTGGTATCGAATCTATGTCAAGAGTTAAGATGGGCGCAGACATGGGTGGTCGTGATTTTACAGTTGGTAATACTCATATTGCTGAGAACTACAATCTCGTTCCTCAGGGAATTTCTGCTGATTTGATAGCAACTATTTATGATATTTCTCGTGAAGAAGCTGATAGATTTGCTGAGTCTTCCCAGATCAAAGCTGCAAATGCAATTAAGAATGGTTATTTCAAAAAATCTGTAATTCCTGTTAAATTAGATGATGGTACAGTCGTTACGGAAGAAGAGAATCCTAGAATCGAATCTAACTATGAGTTTTTGTCAGGACTTGCACCTGTATTCAAAACAATTGGTGAAAAAGAATTGGATGCGATAGCTTTAAAACAATATCCTGATGTAAAAAAAATCAATCATATCCATACCTTAGGAAATTCTTCGGGAATCGTAGATGGTGCGGCAAGCTTGTTGATTGCAAATGATGATGGTCTCAAAAAATACGGACTTAAGCCAAGAGCAAAAATACTTGCTACTGTTGCAACAGGAGAAGAACCAACTATCATGCTGACTGGTCCAGTATCAGCTTCTCGTAAGGCATTGAAGATGGCTGGTCTTGAAGTAAAGGATATTGATCTTTGGGAGATAAACGAAGCATTCGCATCTGTTGTTCTTTATGTGAAGAAAACTTTGAATATACCTGAAGAAAAGATCAATGTAAATGGTGGAGCTATGGCTCTTGGTCATCCACTTGGTGCGACCGGTGCAATACTCACTGGAACTGTGTTGGACGAATTAGAAAGAAGAAATCTTCGATATGGACTCATTACACTTTGTATTGGTGGTGGAATGGGAATTGCTACAATCATTGAGAGAATCTAA
- a CDS encoding sensor histidine kinase — translation MKNSRPTKSYFFIVICFGILLFSNCQNNQSEVENPKSFIDLSGLWKIESVKCIKISQCDKLVEGAQIHLPRDLRKIDSNFYGRIVFTKKFRISSENQDNILFIAGAIGSTDKVLINGKMIGSIGREFDVNRISAIWMLPRQYRIDSEYFIPGENVIQVEIGVYDEKAGIYSEPLALADEIIANDLLRWKYIFNVFLPFAIFGICGFITLFIFIALLFNNLPKYYYLYLGAANFYLFYILHFLPVNIGIDYLSAVQLYFSGGLITASLISLFYLRIIKSYFKITDISFCFLGILLVPLHFLILDFQYVYSIAKWINIYVTFLLGSIVWFSYLGKDNRYATSRYSNIIFVPSLISFLASFWDLLVRFHFLNMPFVFNYFSMIYSILIFVIHTQEVVDSRKKVSEFREQQLQQRLNIARDIHDIIGAELTGMMHLFNSDQGKIKLFSEFNDRISLILENIKDFIGILNGDKNFNSDLNGKINNYIQRLKSIPELTVTTDIQNIENKLPFREMNEIYKIFLESVSNVLQHSEATNLFITLKFKSNKLIFAIRDNGNGKISKSLKYSGINQQSYEGNHKGNGLKNMNYRAKSIGSKFRILSSPEKGSLIYLSKIF, via the coding sequence ATGAAAAATTCTAGACCTACTAAAAGTTATTTCTTTATAGTAATCTGTTTTGGAATTTTGCTATTTTCAAATTGTCAAAACAATCAAAGTGAAGTTGAGAATCCAAAATCCTTTATCGATCTGTCAGGACTATGGAAAATAGAATCAGTAAAATGTATAAAAATTTCTCAGTGTGATAAATTAGTTGAAGGTGCTCAGATTCATTTACCGAGAGACTTAAGAAAAATTGATTCAAATTTTTATGGAAGAATTGTATTCACAAAAAAATTTAGAATTAGTTCGGAGAATCAAGATAATATTCTTTTTATTGCTGGTGCAATCGGTTCGACAGATAAAGTTCTGATTAATGGAAAGATGATTGGCTCGATTGGTCGGGAATTCGATGTTAATCGTATCAGTGCTATCTGGATGCTTCCACGGCAATATAGAATTGATTCCGAGTATTTCATACCAGGTGAAAATGTTATCCAAGTAGAAATTGGAGTCTATGATGAAAAAGCTGGAATATACAGCGAGCCTCTTGCATTAGCTGACGAAATTATTGCAAATGATTTACTTAGATGGAAGTATATATTTAATGTTTTTCTACCTTTTGCAATATTTGGAATCTGTGGCTTTATCACTCTCTTTATCTTTATTGCATTGCTTTTTAATAATTTACCTAAATATTACTATCTTTATTTGGGAGCGGCAAATTTTTACTTATTTTATATTTTACATTTTTTACCTGTTAATATAGGTATAGATTATCTTTCAGCAGTCCAACTCTACTTTTCTGGAGGATTAATAACAGCAAGTTTAATCTCCCTTTTCTATCTAAGAATTATTAAGTCATACTTTAAAATTACGGATATATCATTCTGCTTTCTTGGGATACTATTGGTTCCATTACATTTTTTAATATTAGATTTCCAATACGTTTATTCTATCGCCAAGTGGATCAATATTTATGTAACATTCTTATTAGGATCTATTGTTTGGTTTTCATATTTAGGAAAAGATAATCGGTATGCAACATCACGATACTCAAATATAATATTTGTACCTTCTCTGATTTCATTTTTGGCTAGCTTTTGGGATCTTCTTGTACGGTTTCATTTTCTAAATATGCCATTTGTATTTAATTATTTTTCTATGATTTATTCTATTTTAATTTTTGTGATCCATACTCAAGAAGTTGTCGACTCGCGAAAAAAAGTATCAGAATTTCGAGAACAACAATTACAGCAGCGACTAAATATTGCTAGAGACATTCATGATATTATAGGTGCTGAACTGACTGGGATGATGCATCTCTTCAATTCAGATCAGGGTAAAATCAAGTTATTTTCTGAGTTTAACGACCGAATTTCTTTGATTCTAGAAAACATAAAAGATTTTATTGGAATTCTAAACGGTGATAAAAATTTTAACAGTGATTTGAATGGTAAAATAAACAATTATATTCAAAGATTGAAATCGATTCCTGAATTAACTGTCACAACCGATATTCAAAATATTGAAAATAAACTTCCATTCCGTGAAATGAATGAAATCTATAAAATATTTTTAGAATCTGTAAGCAATGTACTCCAACATAGTGAAGCAACTAATTTATTTATTACGCTCAAATTCAAAAGTAATAAATTGATTTTTGCAATCAGAGACAATGGTAATGGTAAAATTTCTAAATCTTTAAAATATTCAGGAATCAACCAACAAAGTTACGAAGGAAATCACAAAGGAAATGGATTGAAAAATATGAATTACCGTGCAAAGAGTATCGGTTCTAAATTTAGAATTCTCTCGTCGCCTGAGAAAGGTTCCTTGATCTACCTATCTAAAATATTTTAG
- a CDS encoding glycerophosphodiester phosphodiesterase, producing MLFYDLTHTVHNILHSLVFKILSFLTILNFVVSCSSVQVQPSNLDLLDMQGHRGARGLKPENTWPAFRAAIDYKMTTLELDTVLTKDGKVIVHHDSDTNPVICQKLDGTPIEKKNIYDLTLSELKELDCGSKKNPNFPEQITVAGTKLITIEEFFTLVAEAEKQRDGRGQGLGAKGTKLQFNIETKFPNDDQSTVSDEKVQAHVSALLAAIDKAKVTQYTTIQSFYLPALVVVKQKNPKIKTSALFAPSKFQGLMMILGFGNGYREDILTTAKKFKADIVSPYFLYVTPGFVANSKKENIQVIPWTVNEPKEMKRLIGCGVDGIITDYPNRLRDVVLELKGQ from the coding sequence ATGCTCTTCTACGACTTAACGCATACGGTTCATAATATTCTGCATTCGCTCGTGTTCAAAATTCTAAGTTTTTTGACTATTTTAAACTTTGTTGTTTCTTGTTCATCCGTTCAAGTCCAGCCAAGTAACTTAGATTTGTTGGATATGCAAGGTCACCGTGGAGCTCGTGGTTTAAAGCCAGAAAATACTTGGCCAGCTTTTCGTGCTGCCATTGACTATAAGATGACAACATTGGAGTTGGATACTGTTTTAACCAAAGATGGAAAAGTTATTGTTCACCACGATTCCGACACCAATCCAGTAATCTGTCAGAAACTCGATGGAACACCTATCGAGAAAAAAAATATTTACGATCTTACTTTATCTGAATTGAAAGAACTTGATTGTGGATCTAAGAAGAATCCAAACTTCCCTGAGCAAATCACCGTTGCTGGAACTAAATTAATAACGATTGAGGAATTTTTTACACTAGTAGCGGAAGCCGAGAAACAGCGTGATGGTCGCGGACAAGGATTAGGCGCTAAAGGAACTAAGCTCCAATTCAATATTGAGACAAAATTTCCCAATGATGACCAATCCACTGTTAGCGATGAGAAAGTTCAAGCGCATGTAAGCGCACTTCTCGCAGCGATTGATAAGGCAAAAGTCACGCAATACACAACGATTCAATCTTTCTATCTTCCAGCTTTAGTTGTTGTAAAACAAAAAAATCCTAAGATCAAAACATCTGCACTTTTTGCACCAAGTAAATTTCAAGGACTGATGATGATTCTTGGATTCGGAAATGGGTATAGAGAAGATATTCTTACAACAGCAAAAAAATTCAAGGCTGACATTGTTTCACCTTACTTTTTATATGTGACACCTGGTTTTGTTGCAAATTCTAAAAAAGAAAACATTCAAGTAATCCCTTGGACAGTTAATGAACCAAAGGAAATGAAAAGATTGATTGGATGCGGAGTTGATGGAATTATAACTGATTATCCTAATCGATTGCGAGATGTGGTTTTAGAATTAAAAGGACAATGA
- a CDS encoding OB-fold domain-containing protein yields the protein MEDLSKTQEKSDFELPQEISGVIYSFTIVHVGFGHMADKVPYALCQIQKDDGSMQMEIFEDQELLQDLRIGQSVILQKNKAGFTLNF from the coding sequence ATGGAAGATCTTTCGAAAACTCAAGAAAAATCTGATTTTGAATTGCCCCAGGAAATTTCTGGGGTAATCTACAGTTTTACAATAGTACATGTTGGTTTCGGTCATATGGCAGATAAGGTGCCGTATGCCTTGTGCCAAATTCAAAAAGATGATGGATCCATGCAGATGGAAATATTCGAAGATCAAGAATTGCTACAAGATCTAAGAATTGGACAATCTGTAATCTTGCAAAAAAATAAAGCAGGATTCACACTAAACTTCTAA